The Pyrus communis chromosome 14, drPyrComm1.1, whole genome shotgun sequence sequence TGTATTTGTATTGGACATTCATTTTTCGAGTATCTTCACAGAGGTTAACGAGTCATGTTTTCTTCTTATGAAGGGGATCTTGTCATTTTGTAATCTGAAATTAGTAGACAGCATTTGTACTTGCAAATTTGAAAATCCACATCAGTTTAGTTCATTATGAGTCACTAAATGATTCAACTGTAACCGTAATGGTGCAGGAACCCAGTATACGCAACAGTCTTACAAAGTCAGTGATTCTTTCCCCTTCAAGTGGATAAATAAGAAGTGGAGAGAAGGATTTCATGTGACCTCAATGGCAACTGCTGGGAGCCGGTGGGGTGTTGTTATGTCTCGCAATGCGGGCTTCAGTGATCAGGTGAGCTGTGCCCAGCTTATCATCCATATCTTCTGTTCTCTGTAGGGTTCATTTAGGCCATTTAAGGAGTATCAATTTTTTGACCCGAGTTTAGAGAAAGTGGGTCCTGATTATGGCAAAGTGATATGCTAACTTCATATGCATTAATGTGTTATCAGTAGCATTTCATGAAAGCTCGTACATGTGACTTTGCACTTAATTCTGTTTTCTGGTTTTCCGCTTGGTGTTGCACCTCTCATTTGCCATTTTGTTTTCATAGGTTGTGGAACTTGATTTTCTCTATCCAAGTGAAGGCATCCACAGACGTTGGGATAATGGTTTCCGCATAACATCGACAGCTGCAACTTGGGATCAAGCAGCTCTTATCTTGAGTGTTCCGAAGCGCAAACCTGGTGACGAAACTCAGGAGACGCTGCGCACATCTCAATTTCCAAGCACACATGTGAAGGTATGAAATAAGTAGTTcaatatttgtttaaatttatcTTTTCTAATCTCAGAATAATAGTAGATTATTGATATCCTCACTAAATTCTCTTCTATTAAACAGGAAAAATGGGCGAAGAATCTGTATCTCGCTTGTTTGTGTTACGGGCGCACTGTATCTTGATTCCTGTGTAATCTTCAGGAACTTGTAAGTCGATATCTGTAGACGACTTTGTTTTTCGTTCTCCCTCTCGTGGTCAATATGATTTGTAAGAAGAATTTATTGTGAGAGAGGAGTTTAGCTGCAGCAGCACAAATTCTGTTGTATGATAAAATGTTTTATGAGCCGTATAGTTGGCTTTTGTTTCGGAGTTCTCTATGAAGTTGAATGCAAGATGTACACTTTTGGTAAACAAATTGTAAGCAAGCATATGTGATTAGGGCTTGTCGCGATTTGTTTGGTTCGGTTTAGGCCTTAAATTAATCTGTACATGCAAGTAATTTAACTTAACTGCGTCAATTGGTTTGGTTCAGACCTCAAACTGGTAGCAAAAATAAACCGAAGGAATCCTGTTTAGATTTGGTTTGATTCGGTTGTTCCAGTACATAAGCTGCTCAAGGAACTCACGGCTTGGATCGCTTTGGTTTAGACCCCAAACCGGTAGCGTAGCTAAAAACTGGACAAGTCAAATTTCTGGACTCGGAAACCGAACATAGCCGAATTGATTTGAGTGTGGTTTGATGTGGTTCAAAATTACTCTCTAGTCTCTagtaaaaatcaaatcaaatcgctCAAATTAGTTTGGTTTAGCTGGTTTGAACAATTCAGTCGCTTTTCCACGCTTTTTTCGGGCTAGTAGAGCGATGCATGCATGATTTAGTGATCTTTTATTTGACAAATTCTGATGATGAACAAATCTTATAAAAAATTTTGACcaaagaaaaatagaagttcTTGTTAATTGAGCTAGAAAAAAGGAATGGAAAACGTGgttggagaaaaataaaaaataaattgggaattgttattagcattccaaattttctataattagaaagaaaaatacatttgtaaggagtgtaaaatgagatttttggaatgctaataacaattccaaaTAAATTAACTGGAACAATGGTCAACTTTAGTTTAATTTGAGCTTTGGTCCTTGAACTAAAATTTCTTATGTATTGGTCCATGAACTTGTAATAATTGGGAGCAAAGTCATTTTGGTTAACTTCGTTAGAACTTCTATTCATTTTTTGCCCCCTTAACCCCTTAAAGTAACGAAAATGATCTTTGCTCCACATTATACCAAATTAAAGACCAGcattcatgaatttttagtttaaaaaccaaatctccAATTAGACCAGATTTCAAGATTATTGCTTCAATTTTCTCATGCATTAATATCTAGGGGGGACAATAATATAAAGCCGGTAGGAGGGGGATATAGGGTCCCACCCAGTCGCGCTGTGTTAGTATGCAAccagatggagagagagaggatggaTGATGGATATGGAGTGTCCCGCTAAGACCACATAGACAGACAAACATACAGAGAGAGAGGAtgatggcttcttcttcttcctctcatcTCTCAGCCATCCCCCTACGCCTCTCCAAATCCTCCCCTCCATCCCACtgtaagttctctctctctctctctctctctctctctctctctaaaacttgaGTACCCATTAACGGACTTGCTGAGAGTTGCTAATTTCTCGTAATTTCCATGCATATAGTAATTCCAAGTAACTTGCCTTATTCTGCCTTATCTCTTCCTTCGCAATTTGCAGAGTTCTTGCTTCCTTGTTTCTCGTTATATATGTGGATATTAACTGCCGTAACGGTCACTCACCTCATAGTTTTCTGCTAGTCAGCTTACTTTACCAAATTTAATCGTTGTCTACTTGGTTTTGCTTTGTCTCTAATGTTGTCGTGTCATTTTTGgggtgtttaagtttaattacgGGAAGAATTAGAAAAAGGACATAATGTTCATCTAATTTTCATGAATGATGGGTTTACTGGTGGAAAGGTTCGAAATTGACCTAAGCAAATAGGGGTTTACTGGTGGCTGTTTCTATCGATTTTCCAAACGAAGAGAATTTTACATGggatttgttttccttttcggCATTAACGATTTGAGAACTTGAAATAATGTTAGAATTCAGTCAAGGCAACGTCATGAAATCTTAAGTCTTTACTTCCACTCAGACTGGTTCTGGGGATCCATTTTAACTCTAGAACCCGATATCTGGTGATAGCGTGTACCCTTTCATAAGAAAGGAAAGGATGAGATGATTTATGGTACTGAAATTGTGCTTTCAAGTTGTAGCCGGtgaacatttttcttttaacacTCATTCGGTAATGCAGCGCAcgattgatgtgaaaattatgttgatGTCTTTGAATCTTTTGTCACTAATTGTTGAAAAATGATACTAGCTTCATTTGTATGTCCAAAACTTGGCAGTCAATTCGAAGTCAGTTGGGTTTCGTGCAAGAGCGAATCTTGAGAATGGGAGCAGCAGTCCAGGGGACGCAGAAAACTCATCTAAACCATCAAAGGTAAGGATCTTTCATTAGATTTAAGTatctagttttttttattagtgattACAATAAGTTTATTTGACTTTGAAGTTTGAAGGTATGCCTGATTCCAAGAAATTATGGCCATTGTTTATGGCTTCATGTCATTCGTATATAGTGTACTGATGCATTGATGATTCTCCCCTCTCAAAATGCGGCTAGAACTGAATTCATGCTCTTAATGGTTATACTTGCTTAAAGTTAACATCTTTAGTATTTTGTTGAAGGCAGTCTTTCCCATGATTTCCTCTGCTGCAAAAAGGCCTCAACTTTGCTTGATATATTCGTTTTCTGAGAATTCGACTTGTGTAGATTACTCTTACCAATTGGAACTTTTGAAACAAAATTATCTTTCTTATCAGATTAGCTATAAAGTATGGtaaaatttgtttgtaattgATTTTTACAAAGGTTCGGTGGCCACAGGAACCTCAAGTTTCAATCTCTCGGCGATTGTGTCTCACATGTCTATGTTCAACCGCTGCTTTGATAAGCAATTATGCAACCACTTCTGCTCCAAAGGCACTTGCACTGGATGGAAACGACAGACCCAGTTGTCGGAATTGTGGGGGAAGTGGCGCTGTGCTTTGTAAGTATATCGTTTCTTTTCTGAAATCAGGATTTGAAATGATGTTGACATATTTACCTGCATAACGTTGACACTTTATATCTTGATTAGAGAAATGAAATTGGTAAAACCGACTTTAATGTTCAAATTGGCTTCCAAACTGttccaaattttgatttttctttggtGGATTTCCTTCTTAAAAGAGCAATGGTTCTAATCGATGTCTAGTTTAAACCAAAGATACAAATTCCCTTCAACACGCCTTGAGTTGATGCTTTTGCTCGTAAAGGAGGaacaaattttcttcttcctctcataTATTAGCTGTTTTATGAAGAGTTTTAGATGTAGATATCATACTTGGAGCATAACGTGCGTGCTACTGAAAAAGAACTAGAAATGTATGTCACTTGAGTTTCATTTTCCCTTgaaattttaagattttatgttatttatGGTATCCCCTTCGTCCACGAGAGTTTGATTTGCTTTTTTATATAGGTGATATGTGTGGTGGTACAGGAAAATGGAAAGCTCTCAACAGAAAACGGGCTAAAGACGTGTACGAGTTCACAGAATGTCCAAACTGTTACGGTATGTACTCGTCACTGATATTCATACTACTCTTTCACCATATAGTGGTTCCATGAGCTCCAAGATTGCTTCACGCTTACAGTTGTTTGTTTGAACATTTCGAACTGGCTAAGTGTTTCCTTGAAGGCGAAA is a genomic window containing:
- the LOC137715346 gene encoding protein PHOTOSYSTEM I ASSEMBLY 2, chloroplastic isoform X1, producing the protein MMASSSSSHLSAIPLRLSKSSPPSHFNSKSVGFRARANLENGSSSPGDAENSSKPSKVRWPQEPQVSISRRLCLTCLCSTAALISNYATTSAPKALALDGNDRPSCRNCGGSGAVLCDMCGGTGKWKALNRKRAKDVYEFTECPNCYGRGKLVCPVCLGTGVPNNKGLLRRPDARQLLDKMYNGRLLPNS
- the LOC137715346 gene encoding protein PHOTOSYSTEM I ASSEMBLY 2, chloroplastic isoform X2 gives rise to the protein MMASSSSSHLSAIPLRLSKSSPPSHFNSKSVGFRARANLENGSSSPGDAENSSKPSKEPQVSISRRLCLTCLCSTAALISNYATTSAPKALALDGNDRPSCRNCGGSGAVLCDMCGGTGKWKALNRKRAKDVYEFTECPNCYGRGKLVCPVCLGTGVPNNKGLLRRPDARQLLDKMYNGRLLPNS